From the genome of Meleagris gallopavo isolate NT-WF06-2002-E0010 breed Aviagen turkey brand Nicholas breeding stock chromosome 24, Turkey_5.1, whole genome shotgun sequence, one region includes:
- the TCIM gene encoding transcriptional and immune response regulator, protein MKAKRRNTASAMSTSLRVSPSVHGYRFDTALRKKAVANIFESIDEESLQKLFKHSGDKKAEERAKIILDTDQDVEEKTRALMALKQRRKDKLLQFLKFPKYSIKVH, encoded by the coding sequence atgaaagcaaagagaaggaacACGGCCTCAGCCATGTCCACGTCGCTGAGAGTGAGCCCGTCAGTGCACGGCTACCGCTTCGACACCGCCCTGCGCAAAAAAGCCGTGGCCAACATCTTCGAGAGCATCGACGAGGAGTCGCTGCAAAAGCTCTTCAAGCATTCCGGGGACAAAAAGGCGGAGGAGAGAGCCAAGATCATCCTCGACACCGACCAGGACGTGGAGGAGAAAACAAGAGCGCTAATGGCTCTGAAGCAGAGGCGGAAAGACAAACTCCTCCAGTTCCTGAAATTCCCGAAATATTCCATCAAAGTGCACTGA